One Mesorhizobium sp. L-2-11 genomic region harbors:
- a CDS encoding carbohydrate ABC transporter permease, with product MSKCERPNQLFRNLNAKVASIPMVLTALVIFVGGSAWTVLYSFTNSKLLPRLNFVGLDQYYRLWSTPRWLVSIENLLVYGVLSLVFSLVIGFLLAALLDQKIRFEDTFRTIFLYPFALSFIVTGLVWQWLLNPEFGIQGVVRDLGWESFSFDPLYNSDIVIYGILIAALWQGTGLIMCLMLAGLRGIDEDIWKAARVDGIPTLKTYLFIIIPMMRPVFITSLVIIAAGIVKVYDLVVAQTSGGPGIASEVPAKYVYDYMFFAQNLGQGFAASTMMLLSVVVVIVPWAYLEFGGKKRG from the coding sequence ATGAGCAAGTGCGAACGCCCCAACCAACTCTTCCGCAACCTTAACGCCAAGGTCGCCTCTATTCCGATGGTCCTCACCGCACTGGTGATCTTCGTCGGCGGCAGCGCGTGGACGGTGCTCTATTCCTTCACCAATTCAAAACTGCTGCCGCGGCTGAATTTCGTCGGGCTCGACCAGTATTATCGACTGTGGTCGACGCCGCGTTGGCTGGTCTCGATCGAGAACCTGCTGGTCTACGGTGTGCTGTCGCTGGTGTTCTCTCTGGTCATCGGCTTCCTGCTGGCGGCGCTGCTCGACCAGAAGATCCGCTTCGAGGATACGTTCCGCACCATCTTCCTCTACCCCTTCGCGCTGTCCTTCATCGTCACCGGTCTTGTCTGGCAGTGGCTGCTCAACCCGGAGTTCGGAATCCAGGGGGTAGTGCGCGACCTCGGCTGGGAAAGCTTCAGCTTCGATCCGCTCTACAATTCCGACATCGTCATCTACGGCATCCTGATCGCTGCGCTGTGGCAAGGCACCGGGCTGATCATGTGCCTGATGCTGGCGGGCCTGCGCGGCATCGACGAGGATATCTGGAAGGCCGCTCGGGTGGATGGGATACCCACCCTGAAAACCTATCTGTTCATCATCATCCCGATGATGCGACCGGTCTTCATCACCTCGCTGGTCATCATCGCCGCCGGCATCGTCAAGGTTTATGACCTGGTCGTCGCCCAGACCAGCGGCGGTCCCGGCATCGCCTCCGAAGTGCCGGCCAAATATGTCTATGACTACATGTTCTTCGCCCAGAACCTCGGCCAGGGTTTTGCTGCCTCGACCATGATGCTGCTGTCGGTGGTGGTCGTCATCGTTCCCTGGGCCTATCTCGAATTCGGAGGCAAGAAGCGTGGCTGA
- a CDS encoding carbohydrate ABC transporter permease: MADLAVPLPAATGSIGLEASGPRGPKPRHVFSRRNIFLYGTLIVVALYYLLPLYVMVVTSLKGMPEIRLGNIFSPPLEITFEPWVKAWSSACTGLNCDGLSRGFWNSVRITVPSVVLSIAIASVNGYALANWRFKGADTFFVILIVGAFIPYQVMIYPIVIILREIGLYGSLSGLVIVHSIFGMPILTLLFRNYFSSMPEELFRAARVDGAGFWGIYFRIMLPMSLPIFVVAIILQVTGIWNDFLFGVVYTRPDTYPMTVQLNNIVNSVQGVKEYNVNMAATILTGLVPLVVYFVSGKLFVRGIAAGAVKG, encoded by the coding sequence GTGGCTGACCTTGCCGTTCCCCTGCCTGCCGCTACGGGCTCTATCGGGCTTGAGGCATCCGGGCCGCGAGGGCCGAAGCCGCGGCATGTGTTCTCGCGCCGCAACATCTTCCTCTATGGCACGCTCATCGTGGTGGCGCTGTATTATCTGCTGCCGCTCTATGTGATGGTGGTGACATCGCTGAAGGGCATGCCGGAGATACGCCTCGGCAACATCTTCTCGCCGCCGCTCGAGATCACCTTCGAGCCTTGGGTAAAGGCCTGGTCCAGCGCCTGCACCGGCCTCAACTGCGACGGGCTCTCGCGCGGCTTCTGGAACTCGGTGCGCATCACCGTCCCGTCGGTCGTCCTGTCGATCGCCATTGCATCGGTGAACGGCTACGCGCTAGCCAACTGGCGCTTCAAGGGCGCCGATACGTTCTTCGTCATCCTGATCGTCGGCGCCTTCATCCCCTATCAGGTGATGATCTATCCGATCGTCATCATCCTGCGCGAGATCGGCCTCTACGGCAGCCTGAGCGGCCTGGTGATCGTCCATTCCATTTTCGGCATGCCGATCCTGACATTGTTGTTCCGCAACTATTTCTCTTCCATGCCGGAGGAACTGTTCCGGGCGGCTCGCGTCGACGGCGCCGGCTTCTGGGGCATCTATTTCCGCATCATGCTGCCGATGTCGCTGCCGATCTTCGTCGTCGCCATCATCCTGCAGGTGACCGGCATCTGGAACGACTTCCTGTTCGGCGTCGTCTACACCCGCCCCGACACCTATCCGATGACGGTGCAGCTCAACAATATCGTCAATTCGGTGCAAGGCGTGAAGGAATACAACGTCAACATGGCCGCCACCATCCTGACCGGCCTGGTACCGCTCGTCGTCTACTTCGTTTCCGGCAAGCTTTTCGTGCGTGGCATCGCCGCCGGCGCGGTGAAAGGATGA
- a CDS encoding ABC transporter ATP-binding protein: MTRLENPSVSIQDLSLNFGAISVLETLNIDVAEGEFIVLLGPSGCGKSTLLNCIAGLLDVSDGRIFIKGKNVTWEEPKDRGIGMVFQSYALYPQMTVEKNLSFGLRVAGIPRDEIARRIARAAEILQIEPLLQRKPSALSGGQRQRVAIGRALVRDVDVFLFDEPLSNLDAKLRAELRVEIKLLHSKLQNTMIYVTHDQIEAMTLADRIAVMKGGVIQQLDAPQTIYNRPVNRFVAGFLGSPAMNFLDGRLEKNDGNWHFVAEEVRIPLATYAFEREPVPGAAVFGIRPEHVAFNSGSGWPFTATANVVVVEPMGSDTLVWLKLANQNFTVRVTSERTPNTADTVSIGFDPMRASLFDAATGNRL; encoded by the coding sequence ATGACAAGACTCGAAAATCCCAGCGTTTCGATCCAGGATCTGTCGCTGAATTTCGGCGCGATTTCGGTGCTGGAAACGCTTAACATCGATGTCGCCGAGGGCGAGTTCATCGTGCTGCTGGGGCCGTCCGGTTGCGGCAAGTCGACCTTGCTCAACTGCATCGCCGGCCTGCTCGACGTTTCGGACGGCCGCATCTTCATCAAGGGCAAGAACGTCACCTGGGAGGAGCCCAAGGACCGTGGCATCGGCATGGTGTTCCAGTCCTATGCGCTCTACCCGCAGATGACGGTGGAGAAGAACCTGTCCTTCGGGCTGCGCGTCGCCGGCATCCCCAGGGACGAGATCGCCAGGCGCATCGCGCGGGCCGCCGAGATCCTGCAGATCGAGCCATTGCTGCAACGCAAGCCGTCGGCGCTTTCGGGCGGCCAGCGCCAGCGTGTGGCGATCGGGCGGGCGCTGGTGCGCGACGTCGACGTCTTCCTGTTCGACGAGCCGCTTTCCAATCTCGACGCCAAGCTGCGCGCCGAATTGCGCGTCGAGATAAAACTGCTGCACAGCAAGCTGCAGAACACCATGATCTATGTCACCCACGACCAGATCGAGGCGATGACGCTGGCCGACCGCATCGCGGTGATGAAGGGCGGCGTCATCCAGCAGCTCGACGCACCGCAGACCATCTACAATCGCCCGGTCAACCGTTTCGTCGCCGGCTTCCTCGGCTCGCCGGCGATGAATTTCCTCGACGGCCGGCTGGAGAAAAACGATGGCAACTGGCACTTCGTCGCCGAGGAAGTCCGGATCCCGCTTGCCACCTACGCTTTCGAAAGGGAGCCGGTGCCGGGAGCGGCGGTGTTCGGTATCCGGCCCGAGCATGTCGCCTTCAACAGCGGCTCCGGATGGCCGTTCACAGCCACGGCAAATGTCGTGGTCGTCGAACCCATGGGTTCCGACACGCTGGTCTGGCTGAAGCTCGCAAATCAGAATTTCACCGTGCGGGTGACATCCGAGCGCACGCCAAACACCGCCGACACGGTGAGCATTGGTTTTGACCCGATGCGCGCTTCGCTGTTCGACGCTGCAACCGGCAACCGCCTGTAA